Genomic window (Chionomys nivalis chromosome 7, mChiNiv1.1, whole genome shotgun sequence):
CACACCCCAGTCTCAATTTAAAGTTTAGGTTAGCATAGAACACacaatcctcctatctcagctctgagttctggagttacaggcatgggccaccctCTCAAGTGTATAAGAATCTCTtttacagctgggcggtggtggcacatgcctttaatcccagaacttggaaggcagaggcaggagaatctctatgagttcgagaccagcctggtctacaagagctagttccagaacaggctccaaaaccacagagaaaccctgtctcgaaaaaccaaaaaaaaaaaaaaaaaaaaaacaaaaaaccaaatagtCAATAGATAGTCATTATATTGGTTTTGTCCctctagagaacactgactaGGCATAGAGCCACTCCATACTGAGAGACTTGAAGGAAGGAGGTTTACAGGTTCTAAGCCAGTCTTGGTTGTATAGGGAGATCAGTCTCAAAACAACCACTTAACTGGAGTCTAAGTCACACAGAGGTTTCTTTCcactttatttgaaaatttacttatttatttttaatagaggatctcactatgtatccctggctgtcctggaactcactatgtagacgaggctgaGATCAAACTCACAGgagtcttcctgcttctgcctccctcttaAGTGCCAGTATTAAAGttccattttcatattttccCAGACATGGGGTATAGTTCTGGACTATTAAGTAAATAGAGAGAGGTaatatttcctttctctatttttttcttttttctttgttctggtcCTGACTCTATCTTACCCGCAGCTGTGCCCTATACCTCTGTAATTTACCCCATGCAATTTACCCCATGACTGACCTAAGTAGCCTCCTCTTGGGGCAAAAAGAAAGCATCTGAACAGCAGAGGGCGCTGCAGAGCTATAGATCTTGCCTTCGTGGAATTATCTCAGGGACCAGAGCGTTTCCCTCAGAGAGCCAGGGATCTTCCAAAGCTGGTTTCTATTTAAGGCAGCAAGTGTTCTGGGTTCTacagcacccagctttcttccctttctctgtgtctttctctcgtgctctttctctccttttcttttctttccttctagaaATCTGAGTGACATGAGAAGTAGCTGAGGGGAGAAAGGATAGAGAAGAAAATCTTTGCAGCCAGAAGGCTAATTTTAAACTCCACTGCATCTTTCTGAGCAGATTGATCATAGCTGAACAACTCACTGTGTATGTTTGTTCGTTTATTCGTTTACGAGAGAGGCTGTTGATTCTGTTGTACAGAATTGAGGTGGATTTGAATCaggagtcttttttgtttgttttgttttcaaggcagggtttctctgtagctttggagcctgtcctggacctagctcttgtagcccaggctggtctcgaactcacagagagctgcctggctctgcctcctgagtgctgggattaaaggcatgtgccaccattgcctggctgaaTCAGGGATCTTTTATGAGGCTTAAGATTGCCCAAGGGCCTAGTCCATGTCAGGCAGAGTCTCTGACATTAGAGAGTCAGAGGGACAGAGAACAAACACAGTTTTCTAGAACTAACATTTTAATAGGAGatgcagactttttttttgtttgtttgtttgtttgtttgttttggtttaggtttttcgagacagggtttctctgtgtagctttggagcctgtcctggcacttactctgtagaccaggctggccttgaactcacagagattcacctgcttcccaagtgctaggattaaagacatgtgccaccaccacccagcgagatgcatattttttaaacataaatattattattgtaattttgttttgtgttttgagacatggcATCCTGGAAtctactatgtagatcaggttggccttgaacacacagagatccactggcctctgcctcggagtgctggaattaaaggtgcgcaccGCCACAACCggctatttaattattttttaatgtttatgatGGTGTTTTCCTTGCACATGTGTCTCTTTACCACGTGTGagtctggtgcctgaggaggctggGAGAGGGCATCCCATCCCATGGGACTGGAATGAGACATTAGTGAGCCGTGATACAGGTGGTGGAAATCAAACCGGGATCCACTGGGAAGAGCAGTTGGCGCTCTTAaccgagccctctctccagctccgtgATTTAGTTTATTCTGAAtcatctgtgtgtgggtatgtgcacgcgAAAGCTAGAGCGATGGGATTCCCTGacactgcagttacaggtggctgggagctgcctGATCCCGgagctgggagttgaacttgagtcttctggaagagcagtctgtgatcctacctgctgagccatctctctagcctggacAGATTTTTAATCCAGTCACACATATGCAATTAAGTGCAACAAGGACTTGGTCTTCAAGCCCAGAGAGAAGGCACATCTCTTGGTGTAGGGAGGAGAGTTCCATCCGAAGGCTGGCTAGTTCACTAAGCACAAAATAAAGGGCGGGGGGGACAGAATTTATCCAAGAAAGGAGATTACAAAGGTGGGACACGTTGCTCACTGGCTGAGCTATGTTTTTACTTTGGAGGTATAAACTCTGCATTTGCTCGCCAACACTGAAGAAAAACGGTAAATAATGCACACAACGCCCATACACGTGGGAGATGACGGTGTCGAGGAACTGAACTGCGTGGGACAGACAAGATACAGCATGgcgggcagtgtgtgtgtgagaggcagCAGGGAGACCACCAATGTCCTCTGTGTCTCACAAAGGAGCTTTCTGTCTATcctaggaaagaagaaaacatgcaTATTTCCAATCACAGGCtgtgggtttggagagatggctcagtggctaagagcactgactgctcttccagaggttctgagttcaattcccagcacccatctggcagctcacaatcatctataatggaaTCTAATGGcgtcttctggtgtgcaggcatgtatgcatgcagacatacataggtaaataaatctttgttgTGAGCAAACTTCCATTCTGAAAGGGCCCGTCCGGGCTGGGAAGTAGTGGCCCAGATGGTAAAGTGGCTAGGTTGACTAGTCAGTGAGCTTCGAGCTTCAGGgagccaccccaccccccgcaagacagggtttctctgtgtatctttagctgttgaagaccaggctggccttgaactcacagagctcttcctgcctctgctcccagagtgctgggattaaaggcgtgcaccaccatgtatGGCTTCTGTCTGGCTTTTATATTGTGCTAGAGATCCAAACTCCTGTCCTTATATTCAGTCGTCTACACTCGCACACACCtccgtgcacacacatacaaaagcctCTGGTTGCTTAGGTGCCTACATCGAGCACACAACATAGTGACTCCTTCATCTTCCCCTCAAAGGTCCTGTGGATACTAAAATTGCTCAGTTCTGCTAGCTGCTCCTTCCTCCTTATCCCCTGTGAACTTCAACATCTCCCACAGGACAggtgcagtgagttcctgtctggCCTCTCCATCTCCAGTTCCACCGCCACACAAGCTTGGTCTTATTTGGTCCTCACAACACCCTTGCCATGTAAGCAAAGCTACAGTGCTTGCCTTTCTTTTCCTGATGTGGAAGTGAGGTTTAGCGGTGCTAGACACGCTTGTGTCTGCTTCTGAAATTCAGTTCTTaagtttctggatttttttttttttttttttttttgagatagggtttctctgtgttaacagttctggctgtcctgcctctgtagaccaggctggcctcaaactcagggatttgcctgcttctgcctcccaagtgctgggattaaaggcatgcaccaccactgcccagaagtttctggaaattTGTAAGCCAGTGGTTACACATAATAACTTCTTGGCCTCCTGCCTAAGATCAAGTGCTGCTAAACATAGTTgcgggttggagagttggctcagtggttaagagtgctggtcgcttttccagaggacctgtgttctgttcccagcacccatgtggtagttcacaactgcctgtaactctagttccagaaaatctgatgcccttttctggattttttttttttcggtttttcgagacagggtttctctgtggcttttttttttttttttccgagacagggtttctctgtggttttggagcctttcctggaactagctcttgtagaccaggctggtctcgaactcacagagatccgcctgcctctgcctcccgagtgctgggattaaaggcgtgcaccaccatcgcttGGCTCCCTTTTCTGGATTTtgagggcaccaggcaggcatgaGGTACCCAGACAATACATGCAAGAAAATCACCCATatccatttaaaaaacaaaaccaaaaacatagttactattaaaaaataaattgtataaacTTTTAGGAATGGAGGTATAGCTTAATGGTAGAATGTTTACCTGGCATGCCCAAGGctgtgggttcaatccccagcaatatatgtgtgtgtgtgtgtgtgtgtgtgtatatatttatataaaatgttatatattatatatgttatatatatgtatatacacatcaAAACATGAACATCATAGCTCGATCgttgtggcatacacctttaatcccagcagtcaggaggcagaggttggagAATCTCTGAGCtccgggccagcctggtctacgtagcaagttctaggtcagccaagctatgtagagagactctatctaaaaaaaaaaaaaaaaaaaaaaccaaataaacaataacaaaacggAGGTACTACATCCTTAAAACAtgtaatatttattacatttatttattttgtgtggtttgtgtgtctgcatgcgcCATGCATGTACATGGAGGTTAGAGGATAACTTTAAGGAGGTGGTTCCTTTTTTCTACCGTACGAAtaccagggatagaactcaggcttAGCAACAAGTGTCTTAACCCATTGAGCTATCTTGGTGACTCCAAACTCATAATTGTACCTATGCTCTTGGGATTATTTAAGCTCATTGTATGTAATGAAATCACCACAGAAAAGATGGCACATTAAAGCCAATGTCCTCCTTAGTTAGGAAGATGATTGGGTGGATACTAGTCACTGCGCAAGTGCTACAAGCCAGTGCTTGCTTTGTTGTTTGCTAGTCGCCTTGACTTGAAAAGTGATGgaggagctgggtagtggtggtgatggaggtggcacatgattttaatcccagcgctcaggaggctgagaccagcagagttcaaggccggtctgctctatagaacaagttccaggacagccagggaaatcCTAAtctaagaaatcctgtcttagaaCTGcacttcctcaaaaaaaaaaaaaaaaaaaaaaaaaggatgaagggatggaggaagctggagagatagccagCAGGTATGCTTTGCTCTTGCATGGGGCTGAAATTCAGCTCCTAGAAAAATTACAGCCcaaggggatctgatactctGTTCTgggtgtgcatgcgcacacgcacgcacgcaggcACGCACTGTTTTAAGTAATGGAGAATATGAGCACAGTTCTGATTTATACCTCCTGTGTGTCCGTAGGTATTACGTTAGGAATAACAACAAAATGTTGAAGAAGACACCCTTTTAGTCATTAAAACCAGTTCTGGTTCAGCAAAGTTGTCCCCATTATTGACAATCAGATCAACTTTGTCTTCGTTTTTTTACTGTCCTCTTGCATCAGTAGAGGAAAGTATTTTTGTTACAGTTACACTCCTTGGTCACTTGTAACCAGTTTGGGAAGGGCTGGGAATGTGGTCTGGCTGTTGATCTCGGCATGTGCCACATCGTGGATTCTATCCtcaacatgacacacacacactatatgacaAAAACCAGCATGCATCTGGCAATCAGACATTCAGGACTGGctgttgtatatttttattatttcttggaaATTGTGTACTACACCTCCTTTATTCCAGTCAAATTCATGATAAAATTATGCTAACTACATACacaccctttcttcccccaaagaACCAGTAGTTTAACACGGAACAGCACATCGCCGGATCTAGAACACATTTTCATGTAGTCATTCCATAATTCGTCGGATGCCAGGAAAGAGGACGCAGATTTAATGAAATGACTTGGCCAAGGTCACATACCCCAAGCAGCACAGATGGGACAAGACCCACAGACAGTGCCAAGGGCTGCGACCCTCTCCCAGGTCCAGACTCGGGTCCCAAGGCCTGTTCCGCTCCACAGGAAAGGGTGGACAGGGCCTGGGGGCCGAGGAAGTGAAAAGGCAGGGGTCGGCGTCGGAGACCAAGGAGGCCACAGACCCAGCACACGGCCAATAGCAACCAGGGCGGAGAACGACGTCAAGCTCAGCCGGCGGAGGGGGACGCTGCGCACCCTGGGGAAGGGGGCGGGACCTATACAGGAAGTGACGTCTCGGGGGCGGTCCTCGGCGGCGGCGCGCGGCCTGGGCTCGCGCTGGGCTCCGCGCGCCCCCCCGCCCCCTCTATGAGGCAGAGGCCGCGGCGGCCGTTAGCGCTGTCGCTCCGGGGGCCGCGGCGGGCGGGGCTCCGGCGGGGCCCGGCCTAGTCCCCACCcagcccggctcccagccgcccgCCCTCCCTTCCTCACCCCGATGCAGGGGGCCGAGCTCCGGGACggcgaggcggcggcggcggccgctTCGTACCGGGTCCTGAGCCGCCTCCTCGGCTATGGAGAGGCGGCTCCCGAGCCaggcccgccgccgccgcccccgggCCATGGCCCGTCGCCGCCACCCTTCCTCGCTCGGCCCGGCCCGCGGGGTGCCCGGCCGCCGCAGCTGATGGTGTTCCGCAACGTGGGGCGGCCGCCGGAGGAGGACGCGGAGGCGGCCCCGGAGCCGGGACCCTCGGAActgctgtgtccccggcaccgcTGTGCACTGGATCCCAAGGCCCTGCCGCCGGGCTTGGCGCTCGAGCGGACCTGGGGTCCGGTGTCTGGACTAGAGGCGCAGCTGGCGGCTTTGGGGCTCGGGCAGCCGGCGGGGCCGGGGGTCAAGACTGCCAGCGGAAGCTGCTGCCCGTGCCCGTGCCCCCCGCAGCCCCCGCCGCCGCAGCCCCAGCCGCCTGCTGCCGCCCCGCAGGCCGGGGAGGACCCCACGGAGACGAGCGACGCGCTGCTGGTCCTAGAAGCCTTGGAATCGGAGGCCGAGAGCCTGGAGACTAACAGCTGTTCAGAAGAGGAGCTCAGCAGCCCGGGCcgtggaggaggagggggtggcCGGCTTCTGCTGCAACCCCCGGGCCCCGAACTACCCCCGGTGCCCTTCCCGCTGCAGGACTTGGTCCCTCCAGGGCGCCTGAGCCGAGgggagcagcaacagcagcaacctCCCCCACCGCCGCCGCCTCCCGGGCCCCTCCGGCCCCTCTCGGGCCCTTCTCGAAAGGGCTCCTTCAAAATCCGCCTCAGTCGCCTGTTTCGCACGAAGAGCTGCAACGGCGGCTCGGGCGGTGGGGATGGGACCGGCAAGAGGCCTTCTGGAGATCTGGCAGCTTCAGCTGCGAGCCTGACGGACATGGGAGGCTCTGCGGGCCGGGAGCTGGATGCGGGGAGGTGAGATtggctggggaggggggcaggcgACAAACTTCCATTTCTTGTTTCGTTTCTCTCTTTTCCCTACTGCTAACACAATACTGTCAGTTGTCAAGCTGTGGACTACTGGAGAAGGCAGACACTTGGGACTAAAGGTGGTGACATCTCGCATTAGATCAGAGCTAATTGTGGAAACAGCTTTCACTGTTGGAGAGTTCACACTCGGTGACACTTCTCAGTGGGTTAGCATCTCTTGCTAGGACTGATTTATAGAGCCCTGCCTGTACTGGCCCCACTTTTTAAGACCCCCCCCCTTTCCCGTGTCTGTCTACCATTACTCACACTGCTGGGAGGTTGTTGGAAATGCGTGGCCTTGGGGCCAAAAAGCTAGTGTCAGTCACCTGCCTGTTA
Coding sequences:
- the Socs7 gene encoding suppressor of cytokine signaling 7 isoform X1 — encoded protein: MQGAELRDGEAAAAAASYRVLSRLLGYGEAAPEPGPPPPPPGHGPSPPPFLARPGPRGARPPQLMVFRNVGRPPEEDAEAAPEPGPSELLCPRHRCALDPKALPPGLALERTWGPVSGLEAQLAALGLGQPAGPGVKTASGSCCPCPCPPQPPPPQPQPPAAAPQAGEDPTETSDALLVLEALESEAESLETNSCSEEELSSPGRGGGGGGRLLLQPPGPELPPVPFPLQDLVPPGRLSRGEQQQQQPPPPPPPPGPLRPLSGPSRKGSFKIRLSRLFRTKSCNGGSGGGDGTGKRPSGDLAASAASLTDMGGSAGRELDAGRKPRLTRTQSAFSPVSFSPLFTGETVSLVDVDISQRGLTSPHPPTPPPPPRRSLSLLDDISGTLPTSVLVAPMGSSLQSFPLPPPPPPHAPDAFPRIAPIRASESLHSQPPQHLQCPLYRPDSSSFAASLRELEKCGWYWGPMNWEDAEMKLKGKPDGSFLVRDSSDPRYILSLSFRSQGITHHTRMEHYRGTFSLWCHPKFEDRCQSVVEFIKRAIMHSKNGKFLYFLRSRVPGLPPTPVQLLYPVSRFSNVKSLQHLCRFRIRQLVRIDHIPDLPLPKPLISYIRKFYYYDPQEEVYLSLKEAQLISKQKQEVEPST
- the Socs7 gene encoding suppressor of cytokine signaling 7 isoform X3 codes for the protein MQGAELRDGEAAAAAASYRVLSRLLGYGEAAPEPGPPPPPPGHGPSPPPFLARPGPRGARPPQLMVFRNVGRPPEEDAEAAPEPGPSELLCPRHRCALDPKALPPGLALERTWGPVSGLEAQLAALGLGQPAGPGVKTASGSCCPCPCPPQPPPPQPQPPAAAPQAGEDPTETSDALLVLEALESEAESLETNSCSEEELSSPGRGGGGGGRLLLQPPGPELPPVPFPLQDLVPPGRLSRGEQQQQQPPPPPPPPGPLRPLSGPSRKGSFKIRLSRLFRTKSCNGGSGGGDGTGKRPSGDLAASAASLTDMGGSAGRELDAGRKPRLTRTQSAFSPVSFSPLFTDAFPRIAPIRASESLHSQPPQHLQCPLYRPDSSSFAASLRELEKCGWYWGPMNWEDAEMKLKGKPDGSFLVRDSSDPRYILSLSFRSQGITHHTRMEHYRGTFSLWCHPKFEDRCQSVVEFIKRAIMHSKNGKFLYFLRSRVPGLPPTPVQLLYPVSRFSNVKSLQHLCRFRIRQLVRIDHIPDLPLPKPLISYIRKFYYYDPQEEVYLSLKEAQLISKQKQEVEPST
- the Socs7 gene encoding suppressor of cytokine signaling 7 isoform X2, encoding MQGAELRDGEAAAAAASYRVLSRLLGYGEAAPEPGPPPPPPGHGPSPPPFLARPGPRGARPPQLMVFRNVGRPPEEDAEAAPEPGPSELLCPRHRCALDPKALPPGLALERTWGPVSGLEAQLAALGLGQPAGPGVKTASGSCCPCPCPPQPPPPQPQPPAAAPQAGEDPTETSDALLVLEALESEAESLETNSCSEEELSSPGRGGGGGGRLLLQPPGPELPPVPFPLQDLVPPGRLSRGEQQQQQPPPPPPPPGPLRPLSGPSRKGSFKIRLSRLFRTKSCNGGSGGGDGTGKRPSGDLAASAASLTDMGGSAGRELDAGRKPRLTRTQSAFSPVSFSPLFTGETVSLVDVDISQRGLTSPHPPTPPPPPRRSLSLLDAFPRIAPIRASESLHSQPPQHLQCPLYRPDSSSFAASLRELEKCGWYWGPMNWEDAEMKLKGKPDGSFLVRDSSDPRYILSLSFRSQGITHHTRMEHYRGTFSLWCHPKFEDRCQSVVEFIKRAIMHSKNGKFLYFLRSRVPGLPPTPVQLLYPVSRFSNVKSLQHLCRFRIRQLVRIDHIPDLPLPKPLISYIRKFYYYDPQEEVYLSLKEAQLISKQKQEVEPST